From a region of the Alnus glutinosa chromosome 1, dhAlnGlut1.1, whole genome shotgun sequence genome:
- the LOC133858488 gene encoding ribonuclease 3-like: MELKSSILIKLLIVQYLSVLCLSQDFDFFYFVQQWPGAYCDTKHTCCYPKTGKPAADFGIHGLWPNYKDGSYPSNCDPASVFNKAEISELMSSMEKNWPSLSCPSSNGLRFWSHEWEKHGTCSESELDQRDYFEAALKLKEKVNLLQILKKAGIKPDDGFYSLESIVEAIKEATGHTPGIECNKDSAGNSQLYQIFVCVDTSGSEIIECPVLPKGRCASNLQFAKF; encoded by the exons ATGGAACTCAAATCGTCAATCTTGATCAAACTTTTGATCGTGCAGTATCTCTCAGTTCTTTGTCTTTCACaggattttgatttcttttacttcgtTCAACAG TGGCCAGGAGCATACTGTGACACAAAGCATACTTGCTGCTATCCTAAGACAGGAAAGCCTGCGGCAGATTTCGGCATTCATGGACTTTGGCCTAATTACAAAGATGGTTCATACCCGTCCAACTGTGATCCGGCTAGTGTCTTCAATAAAGCAGAG ATTTCAGAGCTGATGAGCAGTATGGAAAAGAATTGGCCATCACTAAGCTGCCCGAGCAGCAATGGGCTGAGGTTCTGGTCACATGAATGGGAGAAACACGGGACCTGCTCAGAGTCAGAACTTGACCAGCGGGACTACTTTGAAGCAGCTCTTAAACTGAAGGAGAAAGTAAACCTCCTACAAATCCTCAAGAAAGCTGGTATCAAACCAGATGATGGATTCTACAGCTTGGAGAGCATTGTGGAAGCCATCAAAGAGGCGACTGGGCACACCCCCGGGATAGAGTGCAATAAGGATTCAGCTGGAAACAGCCAACTTTACCAGATTTTCGTGTGTGTCGACACTTCCGGCTCTGAAATCATCGAGTGTCCGGTGCTACCAAAGGGTAGATGTGCTTCAAATCTCCAGTTTGCTAAGTTCTAG